A single Candidatus Bipolaricaulota bacterium DNA region contains:
- a CDS encoding LacI family DNA-binding transcriptional regulator yields the protein MPQKLTIKEIAELAGVSKATVSRVINGKPGVNPETRKKVEQVIRTHSYAPNLVARGLSLRQTGNIGLIVAHSAKRLSSHLFFLEFLQGVSRYLTEKGFRLTLTTADSEEDYESSCLNMAQGGFVDGAIILGIRKNDRRLKYFLKTGVPFVTVGRPIGYPKADYVDSDNQSGAKMATEYLLRLGHKEILFINGPRDHVASIARERGYREAFNAHGVAIKDQYIVHEDFSFESGYGTVRTVLAQGRKLSAVFAASDLTAMGAATALKEAGFRVGKDVSVIGFDDIPYASLFDPPLTTVHQPIREMGEEAGRLLLLRLRGEVQGPLNKTFRTQLIIRESTRRS from the coding sequence ATGCCTCAGAAGTTGACTATCAAGGAAATCGCAGAGCTTGCTGGAGTCTCTAAAGCTACCGTGTCACGGGTCATCAATGGAAAACCAGGAGTAAATCCTGAAACCCGTAAAAAGGTAGAGCAGGTCATTCGGACGCATTCTTACGCTCCGAATCTCGTTGCCCGCGGCCTCAGCCTCAGGCAAACGGGAAACATCGGTTTAATTGTGGCTCATAGCGCAAAGCGCCTTTCCTCACACCTTTTCTTCCTCGAGTTCTTGCAGGGTGTTAGCCGTTATCTAACAGAAAAGGGGTTTAGGTTAACCCTTACGACAGCTGATTCGGAGGAGGATTATGAAAGCTCTTGCCTAAACATGGCGCAAGGAGGGTTCGTCGACGGAGCAATAATCTTGGGGATAAGGAAGAACGATCGGCGTCTAAAGTATTTCCTCAAGACTGGGGTTCCGTTTGTCACGGTGGGAAGGCCGATTGGATATCCTAAGGCAGATTATGTTGATTCTGATAACCAAAGCGGAGCTAAAATGGCAACCGAGTATCTCCTCCGATTGGGGCATAAGGAAATCTTATTCATCAATGGACCACGGGATCATGTCGCTTCCATCGCTCGCGAAAGAGGCTACAGAGAGGCCTTTAACGCCCACGGGGTCGCTATTAAGGACCAATATATTGTGCACGAAGATTTCTCATTCGAGAGCGGTTACGGGACGGTAAGAACGGTACTGGCTCAGGGGCGGAAGTTATCGGCCGTGTTTGCTGCGAGCGATCTTACTGCAATGGGGGCGGCTACAGCTCTAAAAGAAGCAGGCTTTCGGGTTGGGAAAGATGTTTCTGTGATCGGCTTTGACGATATCCCCTATGCATCGCTTTTTGATCCCCCACTAACTACGGTTCATCAGCCGATCCGAGAGATGGGTGAAGAGGCGGGACGGCTACTTCTCCTGCGACTGAGAGGGGAGGTACAGGGGCCGTTGAATAAGACCTTTAGAACCCAACTTATCATTCGGGAAAGCACACGGCGCAGTTGA